From a region of the Zingiber officinale cultivar Zhangliang chromosome 4B, Zo_v1.1, whole genome shotgun sequence genome:
- the LOC121975315 gene encoding uncharacterized protein LOC121975315 isoform X2: MNSHQESVIHQSKHGDLPMSDNHLQGSDHRVGASFMDHSKGQHNKASLSDDDELSFNDNAGEKGKKGGLPWHRVKWTDRMVRLLITAVSYIGEDSTSILQKKGKWKAISKVMEERVLYVSPQQCEDKFNDLNKRYKRLTDILGRGTSCKVVENPALLNHMNNLSEKMKENVRKILSSKHLFYEEMCSYHNCNRLNLPADPALQHSLQLALQSRDEGDRNADSDEEGDAEDHNAVHCDLSCFRKRMKLGLNREAAVSGAPSSLHSCGRSSLHSQGLTVDMNQVLPNGSKSTLVQQHWDNSCSLQLEEKRLQIQAGMLELEKQRYKWQRFVKKKDGELNRIRMGNERMKLENEHISLELRQKEIEMDLALKRT; encoded by the coding sequence ATGAACAGCCATCAAGAGTCAGTGATCCACCAGTCGAAGCATGGTGATCTTCCAATGTCAGACAATCACTTGCAAGGATCTGATCATCGAGTAGGGGCTTCTTTCATGGATCACAGCAAAGGACAGCATAACAAGGCCTCCTTGAGCGACGATGATGAACTGAGCTTCAATGACAATGCAGGTGAGAAAGGGAAGAAGGGGGGATTGCCATGGCACCGCGTGAAGTGGACCGATAGGATGGTTAGGCTTTTGATAACTGCTGTTTCATACATAGGAGAAGATTCTACTTCAATATTACAGAAAAAGGGGAAGTGGAAGGCAATATCGAAAGTCATGGAGGAGAGAGTCTTGTATGTTTCGCCTCAACAATGCGAAGATAAGTTCAATGATCTAAACAAAAGGTACAAGAGGCTCACTGATATTCTTGGCCGGGGCACATCGTGCAAGGTTGTTGAGAATCCAGCCTTGCTGAACCACATGAATAACCTCTCTGAAAAGATGAAGGAAAATGTGAGGAAGATTTTGAGCTCGAAACATCTTTTCTATGAGGAGATGTGCTCGTATCATAATTGTAACCGGTTGAATTTACCCGCTGACCCAGCACTCCAGCATTCGCTTCAGTTGGCACTACAAAGTCGAGATGAAGGTGATCGAAATGCTGATAGTGACGAGGAAGGTGACGCGGAAGACCATAATGCTGTGCATTGTGACTTATCATGCTTTCGGAAGAGGATGAAGCTTGGACTGAATCGTGAAGCAGCAGTTTCTGGAGCTCCTTCAAGTTTACACAGTTGTGGCAGAAGCAGCCTCCATTCTCAAGGTTTAACAGTCGATATGAACCAGGTTTTGCCAAATGGATCTAAATCCACACTAGTACAGCAACATTGGGATAATTCTTGTTCACTTCAGCTTGAAGAGAAGCGGTTGCAGATTCAAGCCGGGATGTTGGAACTCGAGAAGCAGCGTTACAAGTGGCAAAggtttgttaagaagaaagacggagaACTAAACAGGATCAGGATGGGAAATGAACGAATGAAACTTGAGAATGAACATATCTCTCTTGAATTAAGACAAAAGGAGATAGAAATGGATCTTGCTTTGAAAAGAACCTAG
- the LOC121975315 gene encoding uncharacterized protein LOC121975315 isoform X1: MKANLAGGSMIPGISYSVLGLQRNMNSHQESVIHQSKHGDLPMSDNHLQGSDHRVGASFMDHSKGQHNKASLSDDDELSFNDNAGEKGKKGGLPWHRVKWTDRMVRLLITAVSYIGEDSTSILQKKGKWKAISKVMEERVLYVSPQQCEDKFNDLNKRYKRLTDILGRGTSCKVVENPALLNHMNNLSEKMKENVRKILSSKHLFYEEMCSYHNCNRLNLPADPALQHSLQLALQSRDEGDRNADSDEEGDAEDHNAVHCDLSCFRKRMKLGLNREAAVSGAPSSLHSCGRSSLHSQGLTVDMNQVLPNGSKSTLVQQHWDNSCSLQLEEKRLQIQAGMLELEKQRYKWQRFVKKKDGELNRIRMGNERMKLENEHISLELRQKEIEMDLALKRT, from the coding sequence ATGAAGGCGAATTTGGCTGGTGGAAGCATGATTCCGGGAATTTCTTACAGTGTGCTAGGTTTGCAAAGGAACATGAACAGCCATCAAGAGTCAGTGATCCACCAGTCGAAGCATGGTGATCTTCCAATGTCAGACAATCACTTGCAAGGATCTGATCATCGAGTAGGGGCTTCTTTCATGGATCACAGCAAAGGACAGCATAACAAGGCCTCCTTGAGCGACGATGATGAACTGAGCTTCAATGACAATGCAGGTGAGAAAGGGAAGAAGGGGGGATTGCCATGGCACCGCGTGAAGTGGACCGATAGGATGGTTAGGCTTTTGATAACTGCTGTTTCATACATAGGAGAAGATTCTACTTCAATATTACAGAAAAAGGGGAAGTGGAAGGCAATATCGAAAGTCATGGAGGAGAGAGTCTTGTATGTTTCGCCTCAACAATGCGAAGATAAGTTCAATGATCTAAACAAAAGGTACAAGAGGCTCACTGATATTCTTGGCCGGGGCACATCGTGCAAGGTTGTTGAGAATCCAGCCTTGCTGAACCACATGAATAACCTCTCTGAAAAGATGAAGGAAAATGTGAGGAAGATTTTGAGCTCGAAACATCTTTTCTATGAGGAGATGTGCTCGTATCATAATTGTAACCGGTTGAATTTACCCGCTGACCCAGCACTCCAGCATTCGCTTCAGTTGGCACTACAAAGTCGAGATGAAGGTGATCGAAATGCTGATAGTGACGAGGAAGGTGACGCGGAAGACCATAATGCTGTGCATTGTGACTTATCATGCTTTCGGAAGAGGATGAAGCTTGGACTGAATCGTGAAGCAGCAGTTTCTGGAGCTCCTTCAAGTTTACACAGTTGTGGCAGAAGCAGCCTCCATTCTCAAGGTTTAACAGTCGATATGAACCAGGTTTTGCCAAATGGATCTAAATCCACACTAGTACAGCAACATTGGGATAATTCTTGTTCACTTCAGCTTGAAGAGAAGCGGTTGCAGATTCAAGCCGGGATGTTGGAACTCGAGAAGCAGCGTTACAAGTGGCAAAggtttgttaagaagaaagacggagaACTAAACAGGATCAGGATGGGAAATGAACGAATGAAACTTGAGAATGAACATATCTCTCTTGAATTAAGACAAAAGGAGATAGAAATGGATCTTGCTTTGAAAAGAACCTAG